The following are encoded in a window of Gramella sp. MT6 genomic DNA:
- a CDS encoding efflux RND transporter permease subunit, translating into MKLDKEFKLSSWAIDNKMTVYVIIAIIMIGGLLSYYSMPRESFPEIIETKIYVSSINPGNSAEDVEKFITEPLEEEFNDVGGVKEISSTTLQDYSLVIVEFEEEVNVDVAKQKIKDKVDLVKAETTWPTLDNGAKVEPNVFDLNLSEEQPILNINLTGDYTVQQLKDYAEYLQEKIELLPQIKEASIRGAEDMEVEIAVDIYKMSASEVSFQDIISAVSAENRTISGGNIITSGVQKNIRIIGEIEDPAELRNVVVKSDGGNIFLKDIAEVNFQEKDATTYAREYGEPVVMLDVKKRSGKNMIEAVDEIKEIIKTEQEEYLPESLEISLTNDLSTDTRNQVNDLVNNIIFGVILVVLVLMFFLGFRNSLFVGLAIPLSMFLSYIILSSLGYTLNTMVLFALVMGLGMLVDNGIVVVENVYTLMDEGWPRKKAAKQGLGEIAWPIIASTATTLMAFFPLGLWPGTIGKFMVIFPITLSIVLGSSLFVALIINSMLTSQFMKTEEGRISKKRLIRISIVMAIIGVVLLVSGYLVNVGALRAVGNLFLLGAILMWFYKYVLSGAVKYFQFKSLKKLESNYERFLKFALRGRKAYGFFFGTLLLLFLSFVLIGLVQPDVLFFPENQPKQVITYIEYPEGTDIEKTNELTKKVEEQIFDVVEKYEDEDGYNFMVESVISQVGEGAGNPQTDGGQQNEMPHKGKVTIVMREFKERRGVESSQVLAEVRDAVNEFPGASIQVEKDAAGPPAGYPINIELKGEDYETMLAEAENLRSYIQDLSIPGIEELKIDVNKSKPELDVRVDRRKAGQLGVSTSQVGQTLRRAIYGEEVSTYKEGDDDYEVNVRFNEEFRYNENALFNQPITFKDQNSGQTRQIPISSLVETEVASSFSSIKRKDLKRVITVYSNVLQGYNGNQIVDQLKTALKNYEMPEDISLEFTGEQEEQAENMNFLLKALLIALGGILLILVAQFNSISKPIIILMAVVLSLVGVFLGLIIFQMDFIIIMTMMGIISLAGIVVNNAIVLIDYTQILIDRKKKELDLDEDELLTRVQYFDVIVRGGKSRLRPVLLTAITTVLGLIPLAVGLNIDFFGLITDYDPGIYIGGDNVIFWGPLAWTVIFGLVFATFLTLVVVPVMFYLVNRAKVRFADKRKERQLKKA; encoded by the coding sequence ATGAAATTAGATAAAGAATTCAAACTCTCCTCCTGGGCGATAGACAACAAGATGACGGTTTATGTCATCATCGCCATAATTATGATAGGCGGTCTACTCTCCTATTATAGTATGCCCCGGGAATCTTTTCCAGAGATCATAGAGACCAAGATTTATGTAAGCTCCATCAACCCTGGTAACTCGGCAGAAGATGTGGAGAAATTTATTACAGAACCCCTGGAAGAAGAATTTAACGACGTTGGGGGTGTAAAGGAAATCAGCTCCACTACCCTGCAGGATTACTCCTTGGTGATCGTGGAATTTGAAGAAGAGGTAAATGTAGATGTCGCAAAACAAAAGATAAAGGATAAGGTTGACCTGGTAAAAGCAGAAACCACCTGGCCTACCCTGGATAATGGCGCTAAGGTTGAACCTAATGTTTTTGACCTCAACCTTTCAGAAGAACAACCTATCCTGAATATCAACCTTACGGGAGATTATACCGTACAGCAGTTGAAGGATTATGCCGAATATCTTCAGGAGAAGATCGAATTACTTCCGCAGATCAAGGAAGCCAGTATTCGTGGAGCCGAAGATATGGAGGTGGAGATTGCCGTTGATATTTATAAGATGAGCGCTTCAGAAGTCAGTTTTCAGGATATTATAAGTGCGGTAAGTGCCGAAAACAGGACCATTTCCGGAGGAAATATTATCACCAGCGGAGTTCAGAAGAATATCAGGATCATTGGAGAGATCGAGGATCCGGCCGAGTTAAGAAATGTCGTAGTGAAAAGTGACGGTGGGAATATCTTTCTCAAAGATATCGCGGAAGTCAATTTTCAGGAAAAAGATGCTACCACTTACGCGAGAGAATATGGTGAGCCGGTAGTAATGCTCGATGTTAAGAAGCGAAGTGGAAAGAATATGATCGAGGCGGTAGATGAGATCAAGGAGATCATCAAGACCGAGCAGGAAGAATATCTTCCGGAGTCTTTAGAAATAAGTCTTACCAATGACCTTTCTACCGACACCCGCAACCAGGTAAATGACCTGGTAAACAACATCATTTTTGGTGTGATCCTGGTGGTACTGGTATTAATGTTCTTCCTGGGCTTTAGAAACTCATTATTCGTAGGATTGGCAATACCGTTATCCATGTTCCTTTCCTATATCATCCTTTCCAGCCTGGGTTATACTCTGAACACCATGGTGCTTTTCGCTCTGGTTATGGGTCTGGGAATGCTTGTAGATAATGGGATCGTGGTTGTGGAGAATGTTTACACGCTAATGGATGAAGGTTGGCCAAGAAAAAAGGCAGCAAAGCAGGGGCTCGGAGAGATCGCATGGCCTATCATTGCCTCTACTGCGACCACTTTAATGGCATTTTTCCCACTAGGATTATGGCCAGGAACCATTGGTAAATTCATGGTGATCTTCCCTATTACACTATCCATAGTCCTCGGTTCTTCATTGTTTGTAGCATTGATCATTAACTCTATGCTAACCTCACAGTTCATGAAAACTGAAGAAGGAAGAATTTCCAAAAAGAGGTTGATCAGGATTAGTATCGTAATGGCTATAATCGGCGTCGTATTACTGGTGTCTGGTTACCTGGTAAACGTTGGAGCTTTAAGAGCAGTAGGTAATTTATTCCTTTTGGGGGCAATATTAATGTGGTTCTATAAATATGTTCTTTCTGGGGCGGTCAAATATTTTCAGTTTAAATCGCTTAAAAAACTGGAAAGCAATTATGAAAGATTTTTAAAGTTCGCCTTAAGAGGAAGAAAAGCCTATGGTTTCTTCTTTGGAACCCTGCTTTTACTATTTCTTTCTTTTGTTCTGATTGGACTTGTGCAACCAGACGTTTTATTCTTTCCGGAAAACCAACCCAAGCAGGTTATAACTTATATTGAATATCCTGAAGGTACCGATATCGAGAAGACCAATGAACTTACCAAAAAAGTAGAGGAACAGATCTTTGACGTAGTTGAAAAGTATGAAGATGAGGATGGCTATAACTTTATGGTGGAATCTGTTATTTCCCAGGTAGGTGAAGGTGCCGGAAACCCTCAGACAGATGGTGGGCAGCAAAATGAAATGCCTCACAAAGGTAAAGTTACTATTGTGATGCGTGAATTTAAGGAACGTCGTGGAGTAGAAAGTTCACAGGTTCTTGCTGAAGTTCGCGATGCTGTTAATGAATTCCCAGGCGCTTCGATCCAGGTAGAAAAAGATGCCGCGGGACCTCCGGCAGGTTATCCTATTAATATTGAATTGAAAGGTGAAGATTATGAGACCATGCTCGCCGAAGCTGAAAACCTTAGGTCTTATATCCAGGATTTAAGCATTCCTGGGATCGAGGAACTTAAAATTGACGTAAATAAATCTAAACCTGAACTGGATGTAAGGGTAGACCGAAGAAAAGCCGGACAGCTTGGAGTTTCAACCTCTCAGGTTGGACAAACTTTGAGACGAGCTATCTACGGTGAAGAAGTTTCAACTTATAAAGAAGGTGATGATGATTACGAAGTAAATGTTCGTTTTAATGAAGAATTCAGATATAATGAAAATGCGCTTTTCAATCAGCCAATCACCTTTAAAGATCAAAACTCTGGGCAAACAAGGCAGATCCCGATCTCCTCTTTAGTAGAGACCGAGGTTGCTTCTTCTTTTAGCTCCATAAAACGAAAGGATCTTAAAAGGGTAATTACTGTCTACTCTAACGTGCTACAAGGTTACAACGGTAACCAGATAGTAGATCAATTGAAAACCGCTCTTAAGAATTATGAAATGCCAGAAGATATTAGCCTGGAGTTCACCGGAGAGCAGGAAGAGCAGGCAGAAAACATGAATTTCCTTTTAAAGGCACTTCTCATTGCACTTGGTGGAATTCTATTGATCCTGGTGGCTCAGTTCAACTCTATCTCCAAGCCTATTATTATTTTAATGGCGGTAGTTCTGAGTTTGGTGGGCGTATTCCTTGGATTAATAATCTTCCAGATGGATTTCATCATTATTATGACGATGATGGGAATTATTTCGCTTGCAGGTATTGTAGTTAACAATGCGATCGTTCTAATAGATTATACCCAGATATTAATAGACCGTAAGAAAAAGGAACTCGATCTTGATGAAGATGAATTACTAACAAGGGTTCAATACTTCGATGTTATTGTTAGAGGGGGTAAATCAAGGTTAAGACCAGTATTGCTTACCGCCATCACCACGGTTCTTGGTTTGATCCCGTTAGCGGTAGGTCTGAATATAGATTTCTTCGGATTAATTACAGATTATGATCCCGGAATATATATTGGAGGTGACAACGTGATCTTCTGGGGACCACTTGCCTGGACAGTAATCTTCGGACTTGTATTCGCCACCTTCCTTACCTTGGTAGTTGTACCGGTTATGTTCTACCTGGTGAACAGGGCCAAGGTGAGATTTGCAGACAAACGAAAAGAACGGCAATTAAAAAAGGCCTGA